Proteins encoded in a region of the Uloborus diversus isolate 005 chromosome 1, Udiv.v.3.1, whole genome shotgun sequence genome:
- the LOC129218117 gene encoding piggyBac transposable element-derived protein 3-like — MSRSQYKTMKQNLHLADNTAIDNNDKLYKVRPYLNLLNKKFQQFGVFSHNLSIDEQMIPYRGKHSAKMFLKGKPIRFGYESWTLASSDGYVFNFDIYTGKSTTANSSEYEKFGLGGSVVMNLLKVIETPINHDIYFDNFFTSFPLLCHLKYLGFNATGTMRKNRIDNCLSGISKVY, encoded by the coding sequence ATGTCACGCTCTCAATACAAAACAATGAAGCAGAATTTGCACTTGGCTGACAATACGGCCATTGATAACAATGATAAATTGTACAAAGTACGACCATATTTGAATTTACTAAATAAGAAATtccaacaatttggtgtattttcTCATAATTTAAGTATTGATGAACAAATGATTCCGTATAGAGGGAAACATTCagcgaaaatgtttttaaaagggaAACCGATAAGATTTGGCTATGAATCTTGGACTTTAGCCTCCTCAGATGGCTATGTATTCAACTTTGACATTTATACAGGAAAATCAACCACAGCAAACTCGTCAGAGTATGAAAAATTTGGCCTTGGAGGGAGTGTAGTTATGAATTTGCTCAAAGTGATTGAAACTCCTATAAATCATGACATCTACTTCGATAATTTCTTCACTTCATTTCCTCTTCTCTGTCATCTTAAATATTTGGGTTTCAATGCCACTGGAACTATGAGAAAGAATCGCATCGACAACTGTCTTTCTGGAATCAGTAAAGTGTATTAA